One region of Fusobacterium periodonticum 1_1_41FAA genomic DNA includes:
- a CDS encoding AAA family ATPase produces the protein MKRLAIGVSDFKHLIEEDFYYFDKTKFIEEIIKDGSQVKLFARPRRFGKTLNMSMLKYFFDIENKEENKKIFKDLYIEKTEAFKEQGQYPVIFLSLKDLKALTWEEMEEKITIIVSELFSEYNYLINELVETDSDKFKKIINENANLSNLGRSLKFLTKILYEKYNKKVVVLIDEYDSPLVSAYINGYYEKAKDFFKTFYSSVLKDNSYLQMGVLTGIIRVIKAGIFSDLNNLRTYTILSDVYTDSYGLTEEEVEKSLKYYGIEQEISNVKDWYDGYRFGDSEVYNPWSILNFLDFKELRAYLG, from the coding sequence ATGAAAAGGTTAGCAATAGGAGTAAGCGATTTCAAGCATTTAATAGAAGAAGATTTTTATTATTTTGACAAAACAAAATTTATAGAAGAAATAATAAAAGATGGTTCACAAGTAAAATTATTTGCAAGACCTAGAAGATTTGGAAAAACATTAAATATGTCTATGTTAAAGTACTTTTTTGATATAGAAAATAAAGAAGAAAATAAAAAAATATTTAAAGATTTATATATAGAAAAAACAGAAGCCTTTAAAGAACAAGGACAGTACCCAGTTATATTTTTATCACTAAAAGATTTAAAAGCTTTAACTTGGGAAGAAATGGAAGAGAAAATAACTATTATAGTTTCTGAACTGTTTTCTGAATATAACTACTTAATAAATGAATTAGTAGAAACTGATTCTGATAAATTTAAGAAAATAATCAATGAAAATGCAAATTTATCTAATTTAGGAAGATCACTAAAATTTTTAACAAAAATACTATATGAAAAATATAATAAAAAAGTAGTTGTATTGATAGATGAATATGATAGCCCATTAGTATCAGCCTATATAAATGGATATTATGAAAAAGCAAAAGATTTCTTTAAAACTTTTTATAGTTCAGTGTTAAAAGATAATAGCTATTTACAAATGGGAGTTCTAACCGGAATAATAAGAGTAATAAAAGCTGGAATATTCTCAGATTTAAATAATTTAAGAACTTATACAATATTAAGTGATGTCTACACAGATAGCTATGGCTTAACAGAAGAAGAAGTAGAAAAAAGTCTTAAATATTATGGAATAGAGCAAGAAATATCAAATGTAAAAGATTGGTATGATGGATATAGATTTGGAGATAGTGAAGTATACAATCCTTGGAGCATACTAAACTTTTTAGATTTCAAAGAATTGAGAGCTTATTTGGG
- a CDS encoding ABC transporter ATP-binding protein yields the protein MAMLEVKDLQVFYDNIQALKGISLEINEGEVVSIIGANGAGKTTTLQTISGLITPKSGSIIFEGKDLLKEKAHNICKLGIAQVPEGRRIFSQLAVKDNLKLGQFTIKDSAEKKEEDRANFYKVFPRMSERKNQLAGTLSGGEQQMLAMGRALMSRPKLLILDEPSMGLSPLFVKEIFEVIRQLKEKGTTILLVEQNAKMALSISDRAYVIETGEIVLEGNAKDLLHNDRVKKAYLGG from the coding sequence ATGGCAATGTTAGAAGTAAAAGACTTGCAGGTTTTCTATGATAATATACAAGCTCTTAAAGGAATTTCATTAGAAATAAATGAAGGAGAAGTTGTATCTATTATAGGAGCTAACGGTGCAGGGAAAACAACTACATTACAGACTATATCTGGACTTATAACTCCAAAAAGTGGTTCTATAATATTTGAAGGAAAAGATTTATTAAAAGAAAAAGCTCATAATATCTGTAAATTAGGTATAGCTCAAGTTCCAGAAGGAAGAAGAATCTTTTCACAACTTGCAGTTAAAGATAATTTAAAATTAGGACAATTCACAATAAAAGATAGTGCTGAAAAGAAAGAAGAAGACAGAGCAAACTTCTATAAGGTTTTTCCTAGAATGTCTGAAAGAAAAAATCAATTAGCTGGAACTCTATCAGGTGGAGAACAACAGATGCTTGCTATGGGAAGAGCTTTGATGAGCAGACCTAAACTTTTAATTTTAGATGAGCCATCAATGGGACTTTCACCACTATTTGTTAAAGAAATTTTTGAAGTTATAAGACAATTAAAAGAAAAGGGCACTACTATTCTGTTAGTAGAGCAAAATGCTAAAATGGCTCTTTCTATTTCAGATAGAGCTTATGTTATAGAAACAGGAGAAATAGTTCTTGAAGGAAATGCAAAAGATTTACTACATAATGATAGAGTAAAGAAAGCATACCTTGGAGGATAA
- a CDS encoding ABC transporter ATP-binding protein encodes MENKKPLLVAKDISISFGALKAVDKFNLEIKSGELIGLIGPNGAGKTTVFNILTGVYNASSGEYTLDGEDVIRTSTSALVKKGLARTFQNIRLFKYLSVLDNVVAAYNFRMKYGILTGMFRLPSYWKEEKAAKEKAMELLKIFDLDKYANMHAGNLPYGEQRKLEIARAMATEPKILLLDEPAAGMNPKETEDLMNTIKLIRDKFGIAVLLIEHDMKLVLGICERLVVLNYGQILASGDPQEVINNPKVVEAYLGKEEDE; translated from the coding sequence ATGGAAAATAAAAAACCTCTTTTAGTTGCAAAAGATATTTCAATTAGTTTTGGAGCATTGAAGGCAGTAGATAAATTTAATTTAGAAATAAAATCAGGAGAGTTAATAGGACTAATAGGGCCTAATGGAGCAGGAAAAACAACAGTATTTAACATTTTAACAGGAGTATATAATGCTAGCTCTGGAGAATATACTTTAGATGGAGAAGATGTTATTAGAACATCAACTTCAGCTCTTGTAAAAAAAGGTTTGGCTCGTACTTTCCAAAATATAAGATTATTTAAGTACTTATCAGTATTGGATAATGTTGTTGCTGCATATAACTTCCGTATGAAATATGGAATTTTAACAGGTATGTTCCGTTTGCCAAGTTACTGGAAAGAAGAAAAGGCTGCTAAGGAAAAGGCAATGGAACTTTTAAAAATATTTGATTTAGATAAGTATGCAAATATGCATGCTGGGAATCTACCTTATGGAGAACAAAGAAAATTAGAAATTGCTAGAGCTATGGCAACAGAACCTAAAATTCTTCTTTTAGATGAACCAGCAGCAGGTATGAACCCAAAAGAAACAGAAGATTTAATGAATACTATAAAATTAATTCGTGATAAGTTTGGAATAGCAGTTTTATTGATTGAACATGATATGAAACTAGTATTAGGTATCTGTGAAAGATTAGTTGTGTTAAATTATGGACAAATATTAGCAAGTGGTGATCCACAAGAAGTTATTAATAATCCAAAAGTTGTAGAAGCATATTTAGGTAAGGAGGAAGATGAATAA
- a CDS encoding branched-chain amino acid ABC transporter permease — protein sequence MDKNKKLSYIATYAVLLILYFILFSLINSGFISRYQIGIIILILINVILAASLNITVGCLGQITLGHAGFMSIGAYTAALLTKSGFLSGYPGYIVALIVGGIVAGIIGFIIGIPALRLTGDYLAIITLAFGEIIRVLIEYFKFTGGAQGLTGIPKVNNFTLIYFITIFSVIFMYSIMTSRHGRAVLAIREDEIASGASGINTTYYKTFAFVLSAIFAGIAGGIYAHNLGILGAKQFDYNYSINILVMVVLGGMGSFTGSILSAIVLTILPEVLRSFAEYRMIVYPLILIIMMLFRPKGLLGREEFQISKIISYFTNKSKRGENNGK from the coding sequence ATGGATAAAAATAAAAAATTAAGTTATATAGCTACTTATGCAGTTTTATTAATTCTATATTTCATACTTTTCTCTCTAATAAATTCAGGATTCATAAGTAGATATCAAATTGGGATAATAATTTTAATTTTAATAAATGTTATTTTAGCGGCTAGCTTGAATATAACAGTTGGTTGTTTGGGACAAATAACTCTAGGACATGCTGGGTTTATGTCAATAGGTGCATATACAGCAGCACTTTTAACTAAGTCAGGTTTTCTTTCAGGTTATCCAGGTTATATAGTAGCCTTGATAGTTGGAGGAATAGTAGCAGGTATAATTGGTTTTATCATTGGTATACCAGCTTTAAGACTTACAGGAGACTATCTTGCAATTATAACTCTAGCCTTTGGAGAAATTATAAGAGTTTTAATAGAATATTTTAAATTTACAGGTGGAGCTCAAGGTTTAACAGGAATACCTAAAGTAAATAACTTCACACTTATATACTTTATAACTATATTCTCAGTTATATTTATGTATTCTATTATGACAAGTAGACATGGTAGGGCAGTTCTTGCTATTCGTGAAGATGAGATAGCAAGTGGAGCATCAGGAATAAATACAACATACTACAAGACTTTTGCCTTTGTTTTATCAGCAATATTTGCAGGGATAGCAGGTGGAATCTATGCTCATAACTTGGGAATTTTAGGTGCAAAACAATTTGACTATAACTATTCAATAAATATACTTGTTATGGTTGTACTTGGAGGAATGGGAAGTTTCACAGGATCAATACTATCAGCTATAGTTCTTACTATCCTACCAGAAGTATTAAGAAGCTTTGCAGAATACAGAATGATAGTTTATCCATTGATATTAATAATAATGATGCTATTTAGACCTAAAGGTTTACTTGGAAGAGAAGAATTCCAAATAAGCAAAATAATTTCTTATTTCACTAACAAATCAAAAAGAGGTGAAAATAATGGAAAATAA
- a CDS encoding branched-chain amino acid ABC transporter permease yields MEFLLQIINGLQIGSIYALVSLGYTMVYGIAQLINFAHGDIIMIGAYVSLFSIPALSSMGLPVWVSVIPAIIICAIVGCLAERIAYRPLRNSPRISNLITAIGVSLFLENVFMKVFTPNTRSFPKIFTQDPIKLGDSVQISFGAVVTIVVTVILSIALQLFMKKTKYGKAMIATSQDYSASALVGINVDRTIQLTFAIGSGLAAVAAVLYVSAYPQIQPLMGSMLGIKAFVAAVLGGIGILPGAVMGGFILGIVESLTRAYLSSQLADAFVFSILIIVLLFKPTGILGKNVKEKV; encoded by the coding sequence ATGGAGTTTTTACTTCAGATAATTAATGGTTTACAGATTGGAAGTATCTATGCCCTAGTATCCTTAGGATATACAATGGTATACGGTATAGCACAACTTATAAATTTTGCACATGGAGATATAATAATGATAGGTGCATATGTTTCTCTATTTTCGATACCAGCATTGTCATCTATGGGTTTACCTGTATGGGTTTCAGTTATACCAGCAATAATTATTTGTGCAATAGTTGGTTGTCTAGCAGAAAGAATAGCATATAGACCACTAAGAAATTCACCAAGAATTTCAAACTTAATCACAGCTATAGGAGTTAGTTTATTTTTAGAAAATGTATTTATGAAGGTGTTTACACCAAATACTAGATCTTTTCCTAAAATTTTCACTCAAGATCCAATAAAATTAGGAGATAGTGTACAAATTAGTTTTGGAGCAGTTGTAACTATAGTTGTAACTGTGATATTATCAATAGCTTTACAATTATTTATGAAAAAAACTAAATATGGAAAGGCTATGATAGCAACAAGTCAAGATTACTCAGCCTCAGCTTTAGTAGGAATAAATGTTGATAGAACAATACAACTTACATTTGCAATAGGAAGTGGACTTGCAGCAGTTGCAGCAGTTCTATATGTTTCAGCTTATCCACAAATTCAACCTTTAATGGGTTCTATGCTTGGGATAAAAGCTTTCGTTGCAGCAGTTTTAGGTGGAATAGGAATATTACCAGGGGCTGTAATGGGAGGATTTATATTAGGAATTGTAGAAAGTTTAACAAGAGCATATCTATCATCACAACTTGCAGATGCTTTTGTATTTTCAATATTAATCATAGTTTTATTATTTAAACCTACTGGAATACTTGGAAAAAATGTAAAGGAGAAAGTATAA
- a CDS encoding ABC transporter substrate-binding protein has product MKKKLVTTLLGASLLLAACGGEKAAEKPATAEAETIKIGALGPLTGGVAIYGISATNGLKLAVDEINANGGILGKQIELNLLDEKGDSTEAVNAYNKLVDWGMVALIGDITSKPSVAVAEVAAQDGIPMITPTGTQLNITEAGSNVFRVCFTDPYQGEVLAKFTKDKLAAKTVAIISNNSSDYSDGVANAFAAEAEKQGIQVVAREGYSDGDKDFKAQLTKIAQQNPDVLFVPDYYEQDGLIAIQAREVGIKSVIVGPDGWDGVVKTVDPSSYAAIENVFFANHYSTKDSNEKVQNFIKNYKEKYNDEPSAFSALSYDAAYILKAAIEKAGTTDKEAVAKAIKELEFEGITGHLTFDEKNNPIKSITIIKIINGDYTFDSVISK; this is encoded by the coding sequence ATGAAGAAAAAATTAGTAACAACTTTACTTGGAGCTTCGCTTTTACTAGCAGCTTGTGGAGGAGAAAAAGCAGCAGAAAAACCAGCAACAGCTGAAGCTGAAACAATAAAGATTGGAGCTCTTGGACCATTAACAGGAGGAGTTGCAATTTATGGAATATCAGCAACTAACGGACTTAAATTAGCAGTTGATGAAATCAATGCAAATGGTGGAATATTAGGAAAACAAATTGAATTAAACCTTTTAGATGAAAAAGGAGATTCTACAGAAGCAGTAAATGCATACAATAAACTTGTAGATTGGGGAATGGTAGCTTTAATTGGTGATATCACATCTAAACCAAGTGTTGCAGTTGCAGAAGTTGCAGCTCAAGATGGTATACCTATGATAACTCCTACAGGAACTCAACTTAACATAACAGAAGCTGGTTCAAATGTATTTAGAGTATGTTTCACAGATCCTTACCAAGGAGAAGTTTTAGCAAAATTCACTAAAGATAAATTAGCAGCTAAAACAGTAGCTATTATCTCTAATAACTCAAGTGACTATTCAGATGGAGTAGCAAATGCATTTGCAGCCGAAGCTGAAAAACAAGGAATTCAAGTTGTAGCAAGAGAAGGATATTCAGATGGAGATAAAGATTTCAAAGCTCAATTAACTAAAATAGCTCAACAAAATCCAGATGTTCTATTTGTACCAGATTACTATGAGCAAGATGGTTTAATAGCTATACAAGCAAGAGAAGTTGGAATAAAATCAGTTATAGTTGGTCCAGATGGTTGGGATGGAGTTGTAAAAACTGTTGACCCATCATCATATGCTGCAATAGAAAATGTATTCTTTGCTAATCACTATTCAACAAAAGATAGCAATGAAAAAGTACAAAACTTTATAAAGAACTATAAAGAAAAATATAATGATGAACCTTCTGCATTCTCTGCTTTAAGTTATGATGCTGCATATATTTTAAAAGCTGCAATAGAAAAAGCAGGAACTACAGATAAAGAAGCAGTAGCTAAAGCAATAAAAGAATTAGAATTTGAAGGAATCACAGGACATTTAACTTTTGATGAAAAGAATAACCCTATTAAAAGTATAACTATAATCAAAATCATAAATGGAGATTATACATTTGATTCTGTAATATCTAAATAA